A region of Pseudomonas putida DNA encodes the following proteins:
- a CDS encoding TldD/PmbA family protein codes for MFDSSALLRQRFAALRSTAELFSLRHVKQSHQSLSVRRNVAEPPFFSQDEGAMLTVRVNGVEAYAATADLSQQGLQQALERAEALARQIARHSLLDLREQPVTSARHDHVSPHFDQPMPSLADCLGLLAAESASVPQDSRLVDWQAGLGMSLVEQTYLNSAGAELRHAQRFLFPGLSVTASDGQDSQSRSLGRDNFGQQGGFEIIERCGLVGAANRVADEALQLLLAPNTPSGQRELLLMPDQMMLQIHESIGHPLEMDRILGDERNYAGTSFVNASDFGHLQYGSTLLNVTFDPTIGEELASYSYDDDGTQASKQFLIRDGLLLRPLGGALSQFRSGLDGVANSRACGWNRAPIDRMANLNIEPGDRSLAQLVQGIEHGILMRTNRSWSIDDARNKFQFGCEWGQLIENGELKGIVKNPNYRGISAQFWRNLSAVGDRSTFQVLGTPNCGKGEPNQVVRVGHASPACVFSQIDVFGGDA; via the coding sequence ATGTTCGATTCCAGCGCCCTGTTGCGCCAGCGCTTTGCGGCGCTGCGCAGTACGGCCGAGTTGTTTTCCCTGCGTCATGTGAAACAGTCGCACCAGTCGCTGTCGGTTCGCCGCAACGTAGCCGAGCCGCCGTTCTTCAGCCAGGACGAGGGCGCCATGCTCACCGTGCGGGTCAATGGCGTGGAGGCTTATGCGGCCACGGCAGACCTGTCCCAGCAAGGCCTGCAACAGGCGCTCGAACGCGCCGAGGCGCTGGCCCGGCAAATCGCCCGGCACAGCCTGCTGGACCTGCGTGAGCAACCGGTGACCAGCGCCCGCCACGACCACGTTTCGCCCCACTTCGATCAGCCCATGCCCAGCCTTGCCGACTGCCTTGGCCTGCTCGCCGCCGAATCGGCCAGCGTGCCCCAGGACAGCCGCCTGGTGGACTGGCAGGCTGGCCTGGGCATGAGCCTGGTCGAGCAGACTTACCTCAACAGCGCCGGCGCCGAGCTGCGCCACGCCCAGCGCTTTTTGTTCCCAGGCTTGAGCGTGACCGCCAGCGATGGCCAGGACAGCCAGAGCCGCAGCCTGGGCCGGGACAACTTCGGCCAGCAGGGTGGCTTTGAAATCATCGAGCGCTGTGGCTTGGTCGGCGCTGCCAACCGGGTCGCCGACGAAGCACTGCAACTGCTGCTCGCTCCCAATACCCCCAGCGGCCAGCGCGAACTGCTGTTGATGCCTGACCAGATGATGCTGCAGATCCATGAGTCCATCGGCCACCCGCTGGAGATGGACCGCATTCTTGGCGACGAACGCAACTACGCCGGCACCAGCTTCGTCAACGCCAGCGATTTCGGCCACCTGCAATACGGCTCGACGCTGCTCAACGTGACCTTCGACCCGACCATCGGTGAAGAGCTGGCCAGCTACAGCTACGACGATGACGGCACCCAGGCCAGCAAGCAGTTCCTGATCCGCGACGGCCTGCTGCTGCGGCCGTTGGGCGGCGCCCTGTCGCAGTTCCGCTCGGGCCTGGACGGCGTGGCCAACAGCCGTGCCTGCGGCTGGAACCGTGCGCCGATCGACCGCATGGCCAACCTCAACATCGAGCCGGGCGACCGGTCGCTGGCGCAACTGGTCCAGGGCATCGAGCATGGCATCCTGATGCGTACCAACCGCTCCTGGTCCATCGACGATGCACGCAACAAGTTCCAGTTCGGCTGCGAGTGGGGCCAACTGATCGAAAACGGCGAGCTCAAGGGCATCGTCAAGAACCCCAACTACCGCGGCATCTCGGCGCAGTTCTGGCGCAACCTGTCGGCAGTCGGCGACCGCAGCACCTTCCAGGTGCTCGGCACACCCAACTGCGGCAAGGGCGAACCCAACCAGGTGGTACGGGTCGGCCATGCGTCGCCGGCCTGTGTGTTCAGCCAGATCGATGTATTTGGAGGCGACGCCTGA
- a CDS encoding acyl-CoA dehydrogenase, with amino-acid sequence MPETLLSPRNLAFELYEVLDAEALAQRPRFAEHSRETFDAALATARTIAERYFAPHNRKADENEPRFVDGCAELIPEVKPAVDAFLEAGFLNANRDFEVGGMQLPSLVSQACFAHFQAANAGTTAYPFLTMGAANLIENFGTDEQKRLFLQPMIEGRYFGTMALTEPHAGSSLADIRTRAEPAGDGSYRLKGNKIFISGGDHELSENIVHMVLAKLPDAPAGVKGISLFIVPKYRVNQDGSRGERNDVLLAGLFHKMGWRGTTSTALNFGDHGQCVGYLVGQPHQGLACMFQMMNEARIGVGMGAVMLGYAGYLYSLEYARQRPQGRLPDNKDPHSPAVPIIEHSDVKRMLLAQKAYVEGAFDLGLYAARLIDDTQTADDESTRQQAQTLLDLLTPIVKSWPSAYCLKANELAIQILGGHGYTREYPVEQYYRDNRLNPIHEGTEGIQSLDLLGRKLAQNGGAGLKQLIRLIASTAERASHHPGLDTLRQPLEQLVNRLQAVTLALLGDLAQGKVTAALANSALYLKAFGHCVIGWRWLEQAIRAELGVLNGNPADRDFYLGKLQAARYFLTWEVPGCHSELALLEVRDDTCLAMQDEWF; translated from the coding sequence ATGCCCGAGACCCTGCTCAGCCCCCGCAACCTCGCCTTTGAACTCTATGAAGTCCTCGACGCCGAAGCCCTGGCCCAGCGCCCGCGCTTCGCCGAGCACAGCCGCGAGACCTTCGACGCCGCGCTGGCCACGGCTCGCACCATCGCCGAAAGGTACTTTGCCCCGCACAACCGCAAGGCCGATGAAAACGAGCCGCGTTTTGTGGACGGCTGCGCCGAGCTGATCCCCGAGGTAAAACCCGCCGTCGATGCCTTCCTCGAAGCCGGCTTCCTCAACGCCAACCGCGACTTCGAGGTCGGTGGCATGCAGCTGCCCAGCTTGGTCTCACAAGCCTGCTTCGCCCACTTCCAGGCTGCCAACGCCGGCACCACCGCCTACCCATTCCTGACCATGGGCGCGGCCAATCTGATCGAAAACTTCGGCACCGATGAGCAAAAGCGCCTGTTCCTGCAACCGATGATCGAAGGCCGCTACTTCGGCACCATGGCCCTGACCGAACCGCATGCGGGCTCTTCGCTGGCCGACATCCGCACCCGCGCAGAACCTGCCGGCGATGGCAGCTACCGGCTCAAGGGCAACAAGATCTTCATCTCCGGCGGCGACCACGAACTGTCGGAAAACATCGTGCACATGGTCCTGGCCAAGCTGCCGGACGCCCCAGCTGGCGTGAAGGGCATCTCGCTGTTCATCGTGCCCAAGTATCGGGTCAATCAGGACGGCAGCCGCGGCGAGCGCAACGACGTGCTGCTGGCCGGCCTGTTCCACAAGATGGGCTGGCGCGGCACCACCTCGACCGCGCTCAACTTTGGTGACCATGGCCAATGCGTCGGCTACCTGGTCGGCCAACCGCATCAGGGCTTGGCCTGCATGTTCCAAATGATGAACGAGGCACGCATCGGCGTCGGCATGGGCGCGGTGATGCTGGGTTACGCCGGCTACCTCTACTCCCTGGAATACGCACGCCAACGCCCCCAAGGACGGTTGCCGGACAACAAGGACCCGCACAGCCCCGCAGTCCCTATCATTGAACACAGCGACGTGAAACGCATGCTGCTGGCACAAAAGGCTTACGTTGAAGGTGCCTTCGACCTTGGGCTGTACGCCGCACGCCTGATCGACGACACCCAGACCGCCGACGACGAAAGCACACGGCAACAGGCCCAGACGCTACTCGACTTGCTGACCCCGATCGTCAAGTCCTGGCCGTCGGCGTATTGCCTTAAAGCCAACGAGCTGGCCATACAGATCCTCGGTGGCCACGGCTATACCCGCGAATACCCGGTCGAGCAGTACTACCGCGACAACCGCCTGAACCCAATCCACGAGGGCACTGAAGGTATCCAGTCGCTCGACCTGCTCGGGCGCAAGCTTGCGCAAAATGGTGGCGCCGGGCTTAAGCAACTGATCCGCCTGATCGCCAGCACGGCCGAGCGCGCCAGCCATCATCCAGGCCTCGACACCCTGCGCCAGCCACTGGAACAACTGGTCAATCGCCTGCAAGCCGTTACCCTCGCCCTGCTGGGCGATCTGGCCCAGGGCAAAGTCACTGCCGCACTGGCCAACTCGGCCTTGTACCTCAAGGCCTTCGGCCACTGCGTGATCGGCTGGCGCTGGCTGGAACAGGCCATTCGCGCCGAGCTTGGCGTGCTCAATGGCAACCCCGCCGACCGCGACTTCTACCTTGGCAAGCTACAAGCCGCGCGTTATTTCCTGACCTGGGAAGTACCAGGCTGCCATAGTGAACTGGCCTTGCTCGAGGTGCGCGACGATACCTGCCTAGCCATGCAAGACGAGTGGTTCTAG
- a CDS encoding 2OG-Fe(II) oxygenase: MNPSSDTLPLFERGVGRVKLALKSTLKRTPRPSPICLSEQLPWSDDLLCQHGPILSDTRTLGQLGYAHSPHAKIAVDSITGVAVVHRLFTPEGVSALQGICSRLEEGAGDSDWIISRRTRGVTALSSFINDMMCSRSFLLAVSRIAGVPLVPYPMVNARSQVNYFYPKPVEQQQQLGMWHTDGTNYVLNIVLSGCSDYSGGEFLFHNGTVDTFDALDHRTFESARLDAPGDALFIYGSRLFHGVRPVISGRRMSLVLSFHCPYFADDSNCFWHLASDDGIPATIPKWLGLRWALHRSAARQFSRIGIEPITFEELHYTGA, translated from the coding sequence ATGAATCCTTCTTCAGACACCTTACCCCTGTTCGAACGCGGCGTAGGGCGCGTGAAGCTGGCGCTCAAGTCGACATTGAAGCGCACGCCGCGGCCATCGCCGATCTGCCTAAGTGAGCAGTTGCCCTGGTCGGACGATTTGCTTTGCCAGCACGGGCCCATCCTCAGTGACACCCGAACACTTGGGCAGCTTGGGTATGCCCACAGCCCACACGCCAAAATCGCGGTGGACAGCATCACTGGGGTGGCGGTTGTGCATCGGCTGTTCACGCCCGAGGGCGTTTCGGCCTTGCAAGGCATCTGCAGCCGTCTGGAGGAGGGGGCGGGCGACAGCGACTGGATCATTTCACGGCGTACGCGAGGGGTGACGGCTTTGTCATCGTTCATCAACGACATGATGTGCAGCCGTTCATTCCTGTTGGCCGTATCGCGCATTGCAGGCGTGCCGCTGGTGCCTTACCCCATGGTCAATGCGCGATCGCAGGTCAACTATTTCTACCCCAAGCCTGTCGAGCAACAGCAGCAACTCGGCATGTGGCACACAGACGGCACCAACTATGTGCTGAATATCGTGCTGTCGGGGTGCTCCGACTACAGCGGGGGCGAGTTCCTGTTCCACAACGGCACTGTCGATACCTTTGATGCGCTGGATCACCGCACCTTCGAAAGCGCAAGGCTGGACGCGCCTGGCGATGCCTTGTTCATCTACGGCAGCCGATTGTTCCACGGTGTGCGCCCGGTGATCAGCGGGCGACGCATGTCATTGGTGCTGTCCTTTCATTGCCCCTACTTTGCTGACGATTCCAACTGTTTCTGGCACTTGGCTTCCGACGACGGCATTCCTGCGACGATCCCCAAATGGTTGGGGTTGCGTTGGGCGTTACACCGATCGGCTGCCCGACAGTTTTCACGTATAGGCATCGAGCCGATTACGTTCGAGGAATTGCATTACACAGGGGCGTGA
- a CDS encoding LysR family transcriptional regulator: protein MGKGLDIDVLRTFQAVARLGRFKAAADYVHRSPSAVTTQIQKLEGKIGQQLFTRSNQSVELTPAGRQLLGEATRFLMAHDRLLATLSPQQMTGKVRLGVPDGYAANLMNDFLPVFVANNPKLELEAVARSSAELIDLFARQRLDLAVAVSSEDWQQGEWLRSTQPRWAAAPGFSHDPSRPLPLALQLKGCPYREAALQALKAHGISYRVLLESANWHAVLACMRSGLAVGIVEGLDSADTSLAYVEGLSLPDLEKHHVYLLTDTSHHVASHLNAMLKGAIQKEGVATPPPCWEGGD, encoded by the coding sequence ATGGGCAAAGGCCTCGACATCGATGTACTGAGAACCTTCCAGGCAGTGGCCCGGCTAGGCCGTTTCAAGGCGGCGGCCGACTACGTCCACCGCAGCCCATCGGCGGTGACGACGCAAATCCAGAAGCTGGAGGGAAAGATCGGGCAACAATTGTTCACGCGCAGTAACCAGTCCGTAGAGCTAACCCCTGCGGGTCGCCAGTTGTTGGGCGAGGCGACACGTTTCTTGATGGCCCACGACAGGCTGCTGGCTACGCTGTCACCACAGCAGATGACCGGCAAGGTGCGTCTGGGAGTACCCGATGGCTATGCCGCCAACCTGATGAATGACTTTCTGCCAGTGTTCGTCGCCAATAATCCGAAACTGGAGCTGGAGGCTGTAGCGCGATCCAGCGCAGAGCTCATCGACCTGTTTGCGCGACAACGACTGGACTTGGCAGTAGCGGTCAGCAGTGAAGACTGGCAACAAGGCGAGTGGCTTCGCTCGACTCAGCCTCGCTGGGCCGCAGCGCCTGGATTCAGCCATGATCCCAGTCGCCCCTTACCGTTGGCACTGCAGTTGAAAGGTTGCCCATACCGGGAGGCTGCCTTGCAGGCATTGAAAGCCCACGGCATTTCGTACCGTGTTCTGCTGGAAAGCGCCAACTGGCACGCAGTGCTGGCCTGCATGAGAAGTGGCCTGGCCGTCGGCATTGTCGAGGGACTGGATAGCGCCGATACATCGCTCGCGTACGTGGAGGGGCTGAGCTTGCCCGACCTCGAAAAGCACCACGTCTATTTGCTGACGGACACCTCTCACCATGTCGCGTCGCACCTGAATGCTATGTTGAAGGGCGCCATCCAGAAAGAGGGGGTAGCAACGCCGCCCCCTTGCTGGGAGGGCGGCGATTGA
- the dbpA gene encoding ATP-dependent RNA helicase DbpA: MLANLDALGYASMTPIQAQSLPVILKGQDLIAQAKTGSGKTAAFGIGLLNPINPRYFGCQALVLCPTRELADQVAKELRRLARAEDNIKILTLCGGVSLGPQIASLEHGAHIIVGTPGRIQQHLDKGTLVLDGLNTLILDEADRMLDMGFFDAIASIIGKTPARRQTLLFSATYPAGIKQLAADFMRNPQQVKVESLHTDNQIEQRFIEIDAQQRLEAVTRVLGHYRPQSCVAFCFTKQQCEDVVAHLTAKGIVAQALHGDLEQRDRDQVLAMFANRSSSVLVATDVAARGLDIDGLDMVLNVELARDAEIHVHRVGRTGRAGEKGVAISLVAPAEGHRAQAIEALQKSPLRWDQLDSLKNKGGEPLLPVMSTLCIAAGRKDKLRPGDILGALTGDAGIPGKQVGKIAIFDFQAFVAVERALAKQAMQRLNSGKIKGRALKVRII, from the coding sequence ATGCTGGCCAACCTGGACGCCCTCGGCTATGCCTCGATGACGCCGATTCAGGCCCAGAGCCTGCCGGTCATCCTCAAGGGCCAGGACCTGATCGCCCAGGCCAAGACCGGCAGCGGCAAGACCGCTGCGTTCGGCATCGGCCTGCTGAACCCAATCAACCCGCGTTACTTCGGTTGCCAGGCCTTGGTCCTGTGCCCGACGCGCGAGCTCGCCGACCAGGTCGCCAAGGAGTTGCGCCGCCTGGCCCGCGCCGAGGACAACATCAAGATCCTGACCCTCTGTGGCGGCGTTTCGCTGGGCCCACAGATTGCTTCGCTGGAGCACGGCGCGCACATCATCGTCGGCACCCCGGGGCGCATCCAGCAGCACCTGGACAAAGGCACGCTGGTGCTCGATGGCCTGAACACCCTGATCCTGGACGAAGCTGACCGCATGCTCGACATGGGCTTCTTCGACGCTATCGCCAGCATCATCGGCAAGACCCCGGCACGCCGCCAGACCCTGCTGTTCTCGGCCACCTACCCGGCCGGCATCAAGCAGCTTGCCGCCGACTTCATGCGCAACCCGCAGCAGGTCAAGGTCGAAAGCCTGCACACCGACAACCAGATCGAACAACGCTTCATCGAAATCGACGCGCAACAACGCCTCGAAGCGGTGACCCGCGTGCTGGGCCACTATCGCCCGCAATCGTGCGTGGCGTTCTGCTTCACCAAGCAGCAGTGTGAAGACGTGGTCGCCCACCTCACGGCCAAGGGCATCGTCGCCCAGGCCCTGCACGGTGACCTCGAACAGCGCGACCGCGATCAGGTGCTGGCCATGTTCGCCAACCGCAGCAGCTCGGTGCTGGTGGCGACCGACGTGGCCGCCCGCGGCCTGGATATCGACGGCCTGGATATGGTGCTCAACGTCGAGCTGGCGCGTGACGCGGAAATCCACGTGCACCGTGTCGGCCGTACCGGCCGTGCCGGTGAGAAAGGTGTGGCGATCAGCCTGGTAGCCCCGGCCGAAGGGCACCGCGCCCAGGCCATCGAAGCGCTGCAGAAAAGCCCGCTGCGCTGGGACCAGTTGGACAGCCTGAAGAACAAGGGCGGCGAGCCGCTGCTGCCGGTGATGAGCACCTTGTGCATCGCTGCCGGGCGTAAGGACAAGCTGCGTCCGGGTGACATCCTCGGTGCGCTGACCGGCGATGCCGGTATCCCGGGCAAGCAGGTGGGCAAGATCGCCATCTTCGACTTCCAGGCCTTCGTGGCGGTGGAACGGGCCCTGGCCAAGCAGGCCATGCAGCGCCTGAACAGCGGCAAGATCAAGGGCCGGGCCCTGAAAGTCCGCATTATCTAA
- a CDS encoding TldD/PmbA family protein, with protein sequence MSAIPQQRFESLLGALRDALQPGEQFTFGYSAEQSQFVRFNHAKVRQAGEVGQASVQLRLIHDGRQAEQQFTLGDDAVLDRARLADALGQLRQTLPLLAVDPYLRLDETPWNSHSQQGHTLPDLDEVLALIEREAGDLDLVGIYAAGPICRGFASSFGAFGWHQANSFNMDWSLFHGNGQAVKANYAGQAWSADEFVARLRQAREQLAYLGRPAITLKPGSYRAYLAPAAMDEIAGMLCWGGFSAQALATGNSALQRLYNGDARLSPLVSFNEQVSGSLSPAFSDEGSPRLDVALIAQGQAVQRLISARSAAEFDLMANGADSYESPCALSLAAGNLASEAILERLGTGLYISNLWYLNYSDLPAARMTGLTRFATFWVENGEIQGPVSTMRFDDSLYSLLGSQLEDLTREREMILSTSTYGQRSTGSSHLPGALVKGLTLTL encoded by the coding sequence ATGAGCGCCATACCCCAGCAACGTTTCGAAAGCCTGCTTGGCGCCCTGCGCGACGCCCTTCAGCCGGGCGAACAGTTCACCTTCGGCTACAGCGCCGAGCAGTCGCAGTTCGTGCGCTTCAACCACGCCAAGGTGCGCCAGGCCGGTGAGGTCGGCCAGGCCAGTGTGCAGCTGCGCCTGATTCATGATGGCCGCCAGGCCGAGCAGCAGTTCACCCTGGGCGATGATGCCGTGCTGGACCGCGCGCGCCTGGCCGATGCCCTCGGCCAATTGCGCCAGACCCTGCCTCTGTTGGCGGTCGACCCCTACCTGCGCCTGGACGAAACCCCTTGGAACAGCCACAGCCAGCAGGGCCACACGCTGCCGGATCTGGATGAAGTACTGGCCTTGATCGAGCGTGAAGCAGGCGACCTGGACCTGGTCGGCATCTACGCCGCTGGGCCGATCTGTCGCGGCTTCGCCAGCTCGTTCGGGGCCTTTGGCTGGCACCAGGCCAACAGCTTCAACATGGACTGGAGCCTGTTCCACGGCAACGGCCAGGCAGTGAAAGCCAACTATGCCGGGCAAGCCTGGAGCGCTGATGAATTCGTCGCGCGTCTGCGCCAGGCCCGCGAGCAACTGGCGTACCTGGGCCGCCCCGCAATCACCTTGAAACCCGGCAGCTACCGCGCCTACCTGGCACCGGCGGCCATGGACGAGATTGCCGGTATGCTGTGCTGGGGCGGGTTTTCTGCGCAGGCCCTGGCCACCGGCAATAGCGCCCTGCAGCGCCTGTATAACGGCGATGCACGCCTGAGCCCGCTGGTCAGCTTCAACGAACAGGTCAGCGGCTCGTTGAGCCCGGCGTTTTCCGATGAGGGTTCACCCCGCCTTGACGTTGCGTTGATCGCGCAAGGCCAGGCCGTGCAGCGCTTGATCAGCGCACGCAGCGCGGCCGAATTCGACCTGATGGCAAATGGCGCCGACAGCTATGAGTCGCCTTGCGCCTTGAGCCTGGCGGCGGGCAACCTGGCCAGTGAAGCCATCCTCGAACGGCTTGGCACCGGGCTGTATATCAGCAACCTGTGGTACCTCAACTACTCGGACCTACCGGCAGCGCGCATGACCGGCCTGACCCGCTTTGCCACCTTCTGGGTGGAGAATGGCGAGATTCAGGGGCCGGTAAGCACCATGCGCTTCGATGACAGCCTGTACAGTTTGCTGGGTAGCCAGTTGGAGGACCTGACCCGCGAGCGCGAGATGATTCTCTCCACCAGTACCTATGGACAGCGCAGTACCGGGTCGAGTCATTTGCCGGGGGCTCTGGTCAAAGGCCTTACCCTGACATTGTGA
- a CDS encoding DMT family transporter, with protein sequence MPSSAPYLILLQVIFVLSWSSGFIGARLGTEDAGAINLLFWRFLLVSICLLPFVVRRLQALTWAQIRYNAVIGFLAQFAYLVSVYIAIRGGLPAGIAAIICALQPLITASMNNNPHERSGRQEWLGLGVGFAGVSMIIFAEHSLSASQLSLWLYALPLIAAITLSIATLYQRRQSIMATDHSKDGLLMPLFLQSTATLLLLTATGLPLGLIEVPASTQVWAAVAWLTLFSTFIAYLSLWILLTKLSATRVSALVYLEPPVTLLWAALMFGDVIHWTTYVGIAVVAAGIAITRHPGRSPTPANALSDTGDR encoded by the coding sequence ATGCCAAGCAGTGCGCCATATCTGATATTGCTGCAAGTCATCTTTGTTCTTTCTTGGAGTTCGGGCTTCATTGGCGCCCGGCTTGGTACGGAAGACGCGGGTGCGATAAACCTGCTGTTCTGGCGTTTTCTGCTGGTCAGCATCTGCCTGCTGCCCTTTGTTGTACGTCGGCTGCAGGCGCTTACGTGGGCGCAGATACGCTATAACGCCGTCATCGGCTTTTTGGCACAGTTTGCTTACTTGGTCAGTGTTTACATCGCCATCCGAGGCGGGCTACCGGCGGGGATTGCCGCCATCATTTGTGCGCTGCAGCCCTTGATCACGGCATCGATGAACAACAACCCGCATGAGCGCAGTGGTCGGCAGGAGTGGCTGGGGCTTGGGGTGGGGTTCGCTGGTGTCAGCATGATCATTTTCGCAGAGCACAGCTTGTCCGCGAGTCAGCTTAGCCTCTGGCTGTACGCCCTGCCGCTCATCGCCGCGATCACACTGTCCATTGCCACCCTGTATCAGCGCCGGCAATCGATCATGGCGACCGATCACAGCAAGGACGGTCTGCTGATGCCGCTGTTTCTGCAATCGACTGCGACGCTCTTACTGCTCACGGCTACAGGCTTGCCGCTGGGTTTGATCGAAGTGCCTGCCAGCACACAGGTCTGGGCGGCTGTCGCATGGTTGACCCTGTTCTCCACGTTCATTGCCTACTTGAGCCTGTGGATATTGCTCACAAAGCTCTCGGCGACCCGCGTCTCGGCGCTGGTCTACCTGGAGCCACCTGTGACGTTGTTATGGGCGGCACTGATGTTCGGGGACGTGATCCATTGGACAACCTACGTAGGCATTGCGGTGGTCGCGGCAGGCATTGCCATTACTCGCCATCCCGGCAGGTCGCCCACGCCTGCAAATGCGCTGAGCGACACGGGTGACAGATAG
- the mdtD gene encoding multidrug transporter subunit MdtD, whose amino-acid sequence MPERTPLDPVTARWIPWVVAIAFFMQSLDGTILNTALPAMARSLEEDPLRMQGVIIAYMLTVALLIPASGWLADRFGTKHIFFSAILLFSFGSLLCAAADSLGFLILARVVQGLGGALMLPVGRLVVLRAYPRTELVRIMSFITIPGLLGPLLGPTVGGWLVEILSWHWIFLLNLPVGAIGCYAVWKFIPDLRGAERTSFDGPGFLLFGAAMVLITIAMEGLGELHLPHLRVMLLLFAGMACLAAYWLRAGRDPEPLFSPSLFRVRTFAIGILGNLFARLGSGALPFLVPLLLQVALGYSPAQAGMSMIPLAAAAMLAKSIARPLIERFGYRIILTGNTLLLGLLLASLGLIDEQTPYAMLLIHLGLLGAVNSMQFTAMNTVTLIDLDDASASSGNSLLSVVAQLALSLGVACAGALLGGFTTAGSAEGVESTLGAFQLTFVTIGIMAMLAAAIFLQLAPTDGRRARRPEQHMES is encoded by the coding sequence ATGCCCGAACGCACCCCGCTGGACCCCGTCACCGCCCGCTGGATCCCCTGGGTCGTGGCCATCGCCTTCTTCATGCAGTCCCTGGACGGCACCATCCTCAACACCGCGCTGCCGGCCATGGCCCGCTCGCTGGAAGAAGACCCGCTTCGCATGCAAGGCGTGATCATCGCCTACATGCTCACCGTGGCCTTGTTGATCCCCGCCTCCGGCTGGCTCGCCGACCGCTTCGGCACCAAGCACATCTTCTTCAGCGCGATCCTGTTGTTCAGCTTCGGCTCGCTGCTGTGCGCCGCCGCCGACAGCCTCGGTTTTCTGATCCTGGCCCGGGTGGTTCAAGGCCTGGGCGGCGCATTGATGCTGCCGGTCGGCCGGCTGGTGGTACTGCGCGCCTACCCACGCACCGAGCTGGTGCGGATCATGAGTTTCATCACCATCCCCGGCCTGCTCGGCCCCCTGCTTGGCCCAACGGTCGGCGGCTGGCTGGTGGAGATCCTCAGCTGGCACTGGATCTTCCTGCTTAACCTGCCGGTCGGCGCCATCGGCTGTTATGCCGTGTGGAAGTTCATCCCCGACCTGCGCGGCGCTGAGCGCACCAGCTTCGACGGCCCAGGTTTTCTGCTGTTCGGTGCGGCGATGGTGCTGATCACCATCGCCATGGAAGGCCTGGGCGAGTTGCACTTGCCGCATTTGCGGGTGATGTTGCTGCTGTTCGCCGGCATGGCCTGCCTGGCCGCCTACTGGCTGCGCGCAGGGCGCGATCCCGAGCCGCTGTTCTCGCCCAGCCTGTTCCGCGTGCGCACCTTTGCCATCGGCATCCTCGGCAACCTGTTCGCCCGCCTGGGCAGCGGCGCCCTGCCCTTCCTGGTGCCACTGCTGTTGCAGGTAGCCCTGGGCTATTCGCCCGCCCAGGCCGGCATGAGCATGATCCCGCTGGCGGCGGCGGCGATGCTTGCCAAGTCCATCGCCCGGCCGCTGATCGAGCGTTTTGGCTACCGCATCATCCTCACCGGCAATACCCTGCTGCTGGGCCTGCTGCTGGCTAGCCTCGGCCTGATCGACGAGCAGACACCCTACGCCATGCTGCTGATACACCTGGGCCTGCTCGGTGCGGTCAACTCCATGCAGTTCACGGCCATGAACACGGTGACCCTGATCGACCTCGACGATGCCAGCGCCAGCAGCGGCAACAGCCTGCTGTCAGTGGTCGCGCAATTGGCCCTGAGCCTGGGTGTGGCCTGCGCCGGGGCATTGCTGGGTGGCTTCACTACGGCGGGCAGTGCCGAAGGGGTCGAGAGCACATTGGGCGCGTTCCAGCTGACCTTCGTGACCATCGGCATCATGGCCATGCTGGCAGCGGCGATCTTCCTGCAACTGGCGCCGACAGACGGAAGGCGTGCCCGTCGTCCGGAACAACACATGGAGTCGTAG